A genomic window from Mesorhizobium sp. 131-2-1 includes:
- a CDS encoding type I restriction endonuclease subunit R: MTLHKEVSFETEMCEYLAANGWLYAEGDAAAYDRARALFPTDVVAWIKASQPNAWDTLSKSHGAAAETTLLDRIRRQIDERGTLDVLRHGVEMIGLRAPLALAQFKPALAMNADILARYQANRLRVVRQVRYSLANGNAIDLVLFFNGLPVATVEVKTDFTQSVTDAVDQYKFDRLPNPKGQAPEPLLSFPSGALVHFAVSNAEVMMTTRLEGPQTRFLPFNRGNDGGKGNPPNAKGHPTAYLWEDIWQRDSWLEILGRYMVAERDTKKKIKGVIFPRFHQLDATRRLRAAVLAEGAGGKYLIQHSAGSGKTNSIAWSAHFLADLHDDQHKKVFDTVLVVSDRNVIDTQLQEAIFNFERTTGVVATIKSEGGAKSGQLAEALAGGKKIVVCTIQTFPFALQAVRELAASQGKRFAVIADEAHSSQTGEAAAKLKAVLSPEELADLGDGGEVSSEDILAAQMAARASDKGITYVAFTATPKGKTLELFGRRPHPDQPASETNLPAAFHVYSMRQAIEEGFILDVLQNYTPYSLAFKLAHEGKEMDDTEVERSAAVKSLMRWVRLHDYNISQKVQIVVEHYRSLVQPLLDGKAKAMVVVGSRVEAVRWQLAINKYIRDKGYQLGTLVAFSGEVNDPASGPDPFSETSRELNPGLNGRDIREAFKLPEYHILLVANKFQTGFDQPLLCGMYVDRRLAGIQAVQTLSRLNRAHPGKDTTYVLDFVNSGDDILKAFQTYYQTASLENVTDPNLVFDLRAKLDALGHYDDFEVERVVKVELDPASKQGDLVAAITPVADRLLRAYRDAQERLRIARSRDDAKVAKDAQETMDALVLFRADMGAFVRLYAFLSQIFDYGNTAIEGRHIFYRRLIPLLEFGRERQEIDVSGLVLTHHKLADKGKRTLALGGFSEPLQPIYDAGSGSVQEKQKALLAEIVAKLNDLFQGVDDEDQVRYVMGDLKGQMLKSDTLIEQAANNTKEQFANSTDILKCIVNAIMDADETHSNLGKQALGSAKIREGLKEILLGPGRLWEDLRSKEPTT, from the coding sequence ATGACACTCCACAAGGAAGTCAGTTTCGAGACCGAGATGTGCGAGTATCTCGCCGCCAACGGCTGGCTCTACGCCGAGGGTGACGCCGCCGCCTATGACCGTGCACGCGCGCTCTTTCCCACCGACGTCGTCGCGTGGATCAAGGCCAGCCAGCCGAACGCCTGGGACACGCTGAGCAAATCCCATGGCGCTGCGGCGGAAACGACGCTGCTCGACCGCATCCGCAGGCAGATCGATGAGCGCGGGACGCTCGACGTGCTGCGCCACGGCGTCGAGATGATCGGCCTCAGGGCACCCCTGGCGCTCGCCCAGTTCAAGCCAGCCCTGGCGATGAACGCCGACATCCTCGCCCGCTACCAGGCCAACCGGCTGCGCGTGGTGCGGCAGGTGCGCTATTCGCTCGCCAACGGGAACGCCATCGATCTCGTGCTGTTCTTCAACGGGCTTCCGGTGGCCACTGTCGAGGTGAAGACGGACTTCACGCAATCCGTCACTGACGCGGTGGACCAGTACAAGTTCGACCGCCTACCAAACCCCAAGGGCCAGGCCCCCGAGCCGCTCCTGAGTTTCCCAAGCGGGGCGCTGGTTCACTTCGCGGTCAGCAACGCCGAAGTGATGATGACCACGAGGCTCGAAGGCCCGCAGACGCGCTTCCTGCCCTTCAACAGGGGCAACGACGGCGGCAAGGGAAATCCGCCGAACGCCAAGGGGCACCCGACGGCGTACCTGTGGGAGGACATCTGGCAGCGGGACTCGTGGCTGGAAATCCTCGGGCGCTACATGGTGGCCGAGCGGGACACCAAGAAGAAGATCAAGGGCGTCATCTTCCCGCGCTTCCACCAGCTCGACGCCACGCGCAGGCTCAGGGCCGCAGTGCTGGCCGAGGGTGCTGGCGGCAAATACCTGATCCAGCACTCGGCAGGCTCGGGCAAGACCAACTCGATTGCCTGGTCCGCGCACTTCCTCGCCGACCTTCACGACGACCAGCACAAGAAGGTTTTCGACACAGTTCTGGTTGTGTCCGACCGCAACGTCATCGACACCCAGCTGCAGGAAGCGATCTTCAATTTCGAGCGCACCACCGGCGTGGTCGCGACCATCAAGAGCGAGGGCGGGGCCAAGAGCGGCCAGCTCGCGGAGGCGCTGGCGGGCGGCAAGAAGATCGTCGTCTGCACCATCCAGACCTTCCCCTTCGCCCTTCAGGCCGTGCGGGAGCTTGCGGCATCGCAGGGCAAACGCTTCGCGGTGATCGCCGACGAGGCGCATTCGAGCCAGACCGGCGAGGCCGCTGCCAAGCTCAAGGCCGTTCTTTCGCCCGAGGAGCTTGCCGATCTCGGCGACGGCGGCGAGGTCAGCTCCGAGGACATCCTAGCGGCCCAGATGGCGGCACGCGCCAGCGACAAGGGCATCACCTACGTTGCCTTCACCGCGACACCCAAGGGCAAGACGCTGGAGCTGTTCGGTCGTCGCCCGCATCCCGATCAGCCAGCCAGCGAAACGAACCTGCCAGCCGCCTTCCATGTCTATTCGATGCGGCAGGCCATCGAGGAGGGTTTCATCCTCGACGTGCTGCAAAACTACACGCCCTACAGCCTCGCCTTCAAACTCGCCCATGAGGGCAAGGAGATGGACGACACCGAGGTCGAGCGCAGCGCGGCGGTCAAGTCCCTCATGCGCTGGGTGCGCCTGCACGACTACAACATCAGCCAGAAGGTGCAGATCGTCGTCGAGCATTACCGCTCGCTGGTGCAGCCGCTGCTCGACGGCAAGGCCAAGGCGATGGTGGTGGTGGGCAGCCGCGTCGAGGCCGTGCGCTGGCAACTCGCCATCAACAAGTACATCAGGGACAAGGGCTACCAGCTCGGGACGCTTGTCGCCTTCTCAGGCGAGGTCAACGACCCGGCGAGCGGACCCGACCCCTTCAGCGAGACCAGCCGGGAACTGAACCCCGGCCTGAACGGACGCGACATCCGCGAGGCCTTCAAGTTGCCCGAGTACCACATCCTGCTGGTGGCCAACAAATTCCAGACCGGCTTCGACCAGCCGCTGCTATGCGGCATGTATGTCGACCGGCGGCTGGCTGGCATACAGGCCGTGCAGACGCTGTCGCGGCTCAACCGCGCCCATCCCGGCAAGGACACCACCTACGTCCTCGACTTCGTCAACTCCGGCGACGACATCCTCAAGGCCTTCCAGACCTACTACCAGACCGCCTCGCTTGAGAACGTCACCGACCCGAACCTCGTGTTCGACCTCAGGGCCAAGCTGGACGCCTTGGGGCACTACGACGACTTCGAGGTCGAGCGCGTGGTGAAGGTCGAGCTGGACCCGGCGTCGAAACAAGGCGACCTCGTCGCCGCCATCACGCCCGTCGCCGACCGGCTCCTGAGAGCCTACAGAGACGCTCAGGAGCGACTGCGCATCGCCCGGTCCAGGGATGACGCCAAGGTAGCAAAAGACGCGCAGGAGACGATGGACGCGCTCGTGCTGTTCCGGGCCGACATGGGCGCTTTCGTGCGCCTCTACGCCTTCTTGTCGCAGATTTTCGACTACGGCAACACCGCCATCGAAGGCCGCCACATATTCTACCGCCGCCTCATCCCGCTGCTGGAGTTCGGGCGCGAGCGGCAGGAGATCGACGTGTCGGGGCTGGTGCTGACCCACCACAAGCTGGCCGACAAGGGCAAGCGGACCTTGGCTCTTGGCGGCTTCAGCGAGCCGTTGCAGCCGATCTATGACGCAGGCTCCGGATCGGTTCAGGAGAAGCAGAAGGCTCTGCTGGCCGAGATCGTCGCCAAGCTGAACGACCTGTTTCAGGGCGTGGATGATGAAGACCAGGTTCGCTACGTCATGGGCGATCTCAAGGGCCAGATGCTGAAGT